The following nucleotide sequence is from Toxoplasma gondii ME49 chromosome IV, whole genome shotgun sequence.
GTCCCCTGCATGTGCTAGTTAATACTAGTCATCAGAAGCTATGAAGAAAAGCACTGGCTGCTGTGTAGAAAACTGAGCCATGGCGTTGTCCAGGAATAACGCAGTGGACGGTGGGGCTAACCGGAAAGACATGTCGGCGCAGGCCCTCACCGTGACCGTCTCATGGGTGTTTTATCCAATTGGAGAAATATATGGTCGAAGCTCATTTCTGCGGACACTTGTTGTGTCCCCATCAAGATATAGAGCTGTACCCTTATCTAATATTTTTTGTGCTGTGTCATATCAGAAGATGTACGCGTTTGATCAACACCCAAGTGCTAGTCTATGTGATCTAAAGTGTTCCTGGGGTGCGTATCAACTGGGGATCGAGTTACATGTCTTGCGTATAATGCTGTCCATGTTGAACTGCCGCATCCAGTAACGATCCTGGATCTGGAAAAGGACACCAGAACGTATGAAATCTATTCTGGTGTTATGACGTCAAACAGTTGCTTCAAGCTCTAGTACTAGCATATCGTAAGGTACATTACGGTTCCACTTCCGGGCAAAGGCTCTGTACGTGGAATCAAATGGATTAAACGCGTGAGAAGCGGATGCGAGTACTGTTCTCTTTGCTGCAAGTGTCCAAATACTTCAAGACCACTGATGAGGTTCAACGCAGATGTGAAGCACAGCTGCTGGATTGAGCCCAGTGTATACATATTATGTCCGCAGGTTAGAAGCATACAGTGAGTTGATTAACCGCCGCAGCGGCTGCAGGAGGCAGTACCTCGTGCATGACGACAGCGCATCCCTATACATGTACACCGGCTGGCTTCGTCATTGCCGCGTCGTTTCCTATTTCATCATGAGAGGCCGCCTGTTGCCTGAAAAAGGTTTCCTTACCCCTCGTCATAGGTCCGCTGTATCAGGTACATGTCTTTGCGGGCTTCGTGTTGATTGTGCTGTTCCACAAACGAATACGTTCAGCTgaggcgcttctcctccgGAAAAAATGAATGACCCGACAACAGCGCTAGCCGCTGTAACGTACCACATGCAACCGTTTGGAACAGCAATAAGTTGCCATACAGTTATGATAATTTTGCTGTACGTTATTGGCGATGCAGCTTATTCACGGGTTGTCGCTTCGGATGAGGTTAAGAAGTAACGGCTGGTCTGGTACTTGCGGAGAGACTACTAAGACAGGCTAATAGCAGTTGTGGCGTTCACCCAGCCAATTCAGACGAATTGAGCACGCATGCGAATAGCGAAACTAGCTGTGCGGACCTATCCTAAAATTAGGGGGGGAACGACATACCGTACCAATCACGGTATGGAAGCAGTGCCGACATGATTTACCCATCACTACAGAAACCAAAAAGGCTGATTGAGTCGGCTGATGTGTGTGATACATAAAGACTCACAGTTAAGATCACTTCTTATGGTGTTCTAGCCCTGCAGTGTAGCCGCCTTGTTATACCAGCAGGCGTAAGCCTTTCGGCTAAGATTGAACCGATGTCATTTGCTTCATATGTATTAGTAATGTGTATCGAATTGTTATACTATGCAGCAATGGCTTCGGCACCTGGGATTATTTACGCTTTTTCCCTCATTTATGTAGGGTTTATCGCAAGAGATGTGAGGTGGAGCAGCACTGTTGGAGCCAATGAGGAAACCAGACTTCACAGAGGTGAAGCATCATGATTCGGAGCACTGGAGCCACACTGTGTGACATCCAACGAATGAAATAAGTGTTGATGGCGCTACTGTCTGCTGACAACTGCGCGTGACAAATTCGGGAGGCTTTGCGAGAAGGGAACTGCGGCACCCTATCAATAGTCCATGTTGTAGGTTGGCTTGATGCGCTAACCGGTGTGGATGAAGTCGGGCACACGCCCAGTGATTCGGATCGTTATCGGCTTGTCTTACAGCAATAGTATCTGTGAACGAATGGCCGGTTGTTTTCCGCCTTGTGGTGTACCATCCGGAAACTGCATGTCTGGAGGTGCAAGCCAGAAAGGCATGTCTTTATGATAGAGCACATTCGGCTTCCGACGTCATTTAATGTCACATAGTCTTCAGCACATTTGTGCGTCCGCCCAACGGCGTGTAAGGTGCCCCTTGGGAAGGCTTTAGGGTCTGGGAGTCGTcagctgtttttctttcctcacTCTCCGAGGACGGTAAAACATAATAAATGCAGTGGTTCGATATGCAGCCATGAACGAGATGATACACCTTTGAACGTCAGGATCAAACGAGGAACACACCAGGTGACGCATTGTTAGTACCTGGCGCATGCGTTGAAACTTGCGTCCTGTGTGCCTACAGCGACATTCGAAGCGGGACGTGCCCGGTGTTCCCCCTCagttgtttcttcgttcttctgctctcaGCTACGGCCGCCTGGTTGGCCTTGCTGACTCGTATGCACTTGCTCGAGCGATAATGATGAGACCGAATCAATCTCTACGGCTTTTGTGGTGTTCATGCAAGAGCGCTGAGAATACCCGTGGTACTGGCAGCCCCTTCTTGCGCGTAGAGGACGGAAGACGGAACACCGTGAGTTATCCTTGTTTTCATGCAAGAGACAATGAAGGTGCGGTGGTAAGAAAAGGGTTGACACAACCATGCCAGTAGCGCGGTTACATATCGAAGGGCTAATGATGGACGTTGCAAGGTCAAAAGACGGCGTGCTTATTGCTCCAGTGGCACAGTTGGAATCCGTGGCGTATCGGGAGGTGTTCCCGGGAAGACTGAATTAGTTCACTTGAGCGAAGGACCTGTTCATTTTCTGCACCAGCTGAGAAAAAATCCTTGCTGCGTCGATGTGCAAAACTAAAACAGTCTTCGTTAAAAACCGTCCGAGTGTTCGTTCGTCAGGAGTGTAGCGACCGCACTGTGTCGTCTGTCGCGCGTTTTGACGGGCAGCTGttgacagaaaaaaaatcaTTTCACTACATCGGTCGACGAATTTAAACAAAAGATATGTAGGAACTTTGGCTCCACATATCGCCAATTTTGAATGTTTTTAATCGTACTTTTCCGGAAATTGTGCTATTTTATTGTCGAGTTTCTCAAAGATATTTACGTCGTGCTGCTGATACGTTATAGTTCTTAGTGACATCACTTTTTGCATGGGCATAAGCAACACCAATTTCGCAGCAGAAATGTAAGTCCAATTCTGAAATAAATTTATTATATTACCACGGTAGTCAGCGGCGGATGACCTTATTTACACTCCGCTGTGAGAAAGTTCATCATCAACTCGCAATGGTTGCCGCGAGTTGGAGGCTTTCGACCAGATGCACCGAAACAGATTCACAAACACAGAACTGCTCTAAATATGCTTTCGTGTATCCCTATCCCATTGGCCGTGAGCTGGCTTCCCTACCGTGTTGACTGGGACTCGTTGTAACGCTTAGGCTGACTGGATCGATGAGTGAGGTCGCGTTTCCACACGAAGACACGTCCGGGTGTACCATCTTCTGCAGCTCCCTCCGGCATATACCAGCTTGTGTACTGCAAGGAGAAATTTAACACGACATTATTTgcaaaagaggagagggtTCCATAGATGTCGGTATGGTGGTGACCAGCATCTTATTAGTGAGACTGACGACGATGGGAGCTGATCTGCTTCTATGACGAGGTAGTCCATCAAAGGCAAAAATCTCAGTACTTCCTTCGGCGCCGTGGCACAGTTGCACTCCCTGTAGGACGCGCCGCGAGTGGCTACCACTGTGCCGCTGTTTTGGCCCCCGACCTCATGGTGCTGGTGGAGGAATCATGCTCGAAAGTAATTCTGTCAGACGCCTGACACTTGCCCATCTTTGCGTAATCGTGTCAAGTGAGACTCTCAGAGATGGCAGGCCTTTTCAAGAATTTCAGAAACGGACTCTTTTTGCCGGAAAGCCGCATTTTTGGCAGGGGACGAAATTTGTACGTGTACATGCACAATTCTGCATTAAGCGAACGTTGCAGGATAACCAGTGTCAGTGCGTTGGCTTGTCGTTTTTCCCGGAGTGTGCCAAAGACACGTGCATGTTGTTTCTCACACCTAGGTTTCGCAGAACCCCTGCCAGGATCCTTGGCTCTGAGGTCAATTCCCACTCCAGCACTAAAGGGAACTCgccgtttcttttccttttaCACAAGGATGGAGAGTGCCAATCAGACAACTGCGTCTTCGGCTCAGCTCAGATACTTGATTGTCGAAAGGTTGAGCGACGCCTCAGCGGTGATGATGATAAAGTATGTGATTGTTTCCGCGGTGCTGAATGCTCCCGCTCTTCCAGAAGAGCTTTGTGATTGGCCGTATTCTTCCAACACACAGTTTAACGTCCAGCTAATAAGTGTACTTCACTGATTCTACATGTTTCAGAGCCATAGACGAAACGGAGGCTTTTCGGCGTATTCTTGGTTGTGCGACAGGAGGGTGACCAGTACACCGGTACCCGGCTGGGAAGCTACTCGCGTTTCTTGCCGAGTACACATCTTCATCGTCGTTGATTCGATTTTACAATGCTTATATGAATGCATAAATATGTGCCATCTTACGGGGTTCCTGGAGAGGTGACAGGCTGACTATGAACCACCGCGAGAAGCgctcctctgcttttctccaaTGTGTGCAGAATTAACAGGCCCAATTCCCTCAACGCCCTCTGCCTTGCTCTCTGCGATGAACTCGTATACACGCTTGAACAACTGGATGCTGGTGCGTAGAATGTTgccatatatgtatatattcattTAAATCCGGTAGACGCGATGAATGCGGACAAAGCAAAACTAAAGGATTGGCAAAGCACCGATGATGCTCTGGGTTCTATATAGCAGACCTCGGCCGTTTTCAGGGCAACTCGCACCCCCTGCCAGATATGTACCACCTTTTCTGACATCTCAGATGACAGCGTGCGCTGCGTGGTGCTCACTGGGGTCGGTGAGAAGGCTTTCGCGGCAGGCGCTGATGTGAAGGAAATGCAGAGGCTCAATTTTGCCGACATCGTGACATCGGGTGATTTGCTGGCCAAGTGGGCGAGGATACACTCATTCAGGTGAGCGTGTCGTGTCACCGGTTGCACTCGTATGAACAAACTTGGCCGCCGGCCAACGTTTATACGATTTACTTCCTTGGATCGTTATTGTCGCCCAGGTCGAGCGACAATGGTCCGCCAGTGAAGGGACACCGATAGGTTTAAGGGAAGTTTTCCAGAACTGATCCATTAATCTAATGCAAGCTGTCGATGATTCCATCGAGGAGTGGATCAACGTCCTTTCTTGCACCCGCGTTTATAGGCTCATAGAGTCGGGTACATATGATGTTGATGAATTCCCTTCATAGAAACCGACTGAGTCTCGATAATTCCACAAATAACGAATGTGTTCCTGAGGGCGAAAAATCGGCTAACAATCCACATGAGTATGAGGAGAAACAGGTGGTTACTCGTACCGAACTACCTCTGCCAGAGTAGTGAAGTGATGGCGTACTTCGTCGGTGAGGTAGAACTTCTGTAGCAGTAGCATCAATCAGAGACATTTTGGTTTGACCTTGTTGATGATTCTACATTGGCCCTGTAGGAAACCAATCGTGTGTGCTGTCAATGGATACGCTCTCGGAGGAGGCTGCGAACTGGCCATGATGTGTGACGTTGTCATCGCCAGTACACAGGTATGTGGGTCTGACCATGGAGATTAGCAGATGGCAAAGAAgtaagaagaaaacaaaaaaaagcaATTGGTAGTCACGGGTAAGTGTTCGCGCAGTAAGAATTTGCTTTGTCGATGCTGTAGCAATCCACGCCTGTGGCACGCTCGTGACACGAAAAGGTCATCGATTCGAGAGGCACGGAAGTGTGTACTGGTGTCAAGTTCGCCGTGTCATCTGTAAGACCAGTGCTTGACGTGTACCACTTGCTGCCAATCATACGCGGTATTAGCAATTTGGTCTCCCATCATTGGTGTAGGTAGATATGCGGCATTTTTCCCGTATTCAACAATTTCAGGCTATGTTTGGTCAGCCAGAAGTGCGGATCGGAACGATCCCAGGTAAAGGTGACTGCTGTCGCTTGACACCGGCAAAACTGCTCGCACCTGCTGATTTCACGTAAAAAGCGTGTGCAACGACGGTAGATACAGCAGTTATTCTAAGGGATATTCTTCTATGCAATCCGTGATAAGTACCATTACCCTAGTATTGTTAAAAGGCGTGACAGTGCGACACAGAGTATGCCTAAACGGAGCAGGGGCACGCATGAATATAGGCCCCCGTTTAACACTGTAGGTCATGATGGAGAAACGGCGCTTTCACTTAAGATAGAGGCGCCACATGGGATCTTCGTGGCGCGGAGGGTGTTGGACGTACGCTTGCGGAGCTGGCATCTACCTTTCAGGAAACAGACAACGCCGGGGCGTGTGAAATGTTCACGCAGGAATGGGAGGCTCTCAGCGGCTGCCCCGTGCTGTTGGAAAGAGCTTGGCGATGGAAATGATCCTCACAGGGGAACCTATAAACGCGGAACGCGCTCTTCAGGCCGGTAGTCATATATCACCCTGAACATGTGAAGGCctgctgtttctcctttctgatTAAAACGTGTGGAAATGGTCTGCACGGCTCATTTCCCGTCTCATCTACCATGTTTGACAAAATTGTTAACATGATTTCTCCTACCTTGTGTTCGCTGCATGAGCAAGCCTATCGTTTATATTGCTGTATGGTGCTGAGACATTTCCGGTAGGAATCCAAAATTTAGGGTGATCATCTGCTGTTGCAGCACACCAGGGGTCGTCCTCTGCCATAAAACTAACACGGGGGTTTATAGGAGCGGGTCGGCTGGTACCCGTTCCCACGCGTGAATGTTGTTCGCCACTTTGCGATGCTTGTCGTCTACAGGCCAAAATCGTTCCACCGTCCTTGTCCTGCCACTTTTTTAGGGTTGATAAGCCGAGTGGTGCCGCCTTCACATGTGGTGGATGAGGCAGTCAAAGTCGCAACATCCATTTCGAGCCATTCCTTGCCGATGCGTGCGTCTAGAAATGCAGATTATGGATTCCTCTGTTTGTCCTACTGGTAGAACGCTAGATCACTAGAACGTTCAAGGCCGTTGCCGATCTTGTGTGGTGAAGCTATAGTAATCACCATTGTGCCCTGTAGCTATTTGCTTGTGTTTGTCCAGCATCATTTTAATATCGAACATGTGGCGCCGTACCTGTCTACAAAAATATCCAGACTAGACGGTTGAGCTTTACCTCATCGACTTGCCTTTGGTCATCGCTCTTTGCATCGGCCTATCCTGTCATTACGCAGTCATTGCGGCGAAGGAGTGCGTCAATCGAGCGTACGAAATGCCATTACAAGAAGGCCTGCTCTTCGAAAGGCGTCTTTTCCACGGGACGTTTGCATACGAAGACCGCAGAGAGGGCATGACCGCCTTTGTGGAAAAACGAACTCCTCAGTGGCATCACAAATGATCCCCCTGGGACATGCTACCCTTCAGGCTGACCGTGCAGAAGTGCGGCTCCCCGTCCCAGGCTTTTGAGCAAGTGCAGAAAAAGAGtttcgagttttctctcctctgtgatGTCATATGTCCTCGCAGAAAACAGGATGCACCCGCGTGATCTCTTTCGATTCATGCTTTCGCACAGTCGCATCACCGATGCGTTTTTCCGTAGATACCACAACAGGCAGTCGTGAATCCGTCGGCTGAGCGACCAGACGCATTTCCCCTAACAGAGACACTGAGACACAAATGGCCGCCGACATGCATTCCTCTGACTCGAAAGGGTCAACCTACAACTAGGACAATCAACACGCAGCTATACACAAACGTACACTGACACTGTGGCGCTTTGGCACGAAGCATACATTATCCATAGTCACTTGAGTTATGATACGTGTTGCATCGCTGATCCCACCTTGAATCTCAGCAGAGTGTAGCGTGCGAAGCATTTGGGTGTAGTCCTACAAACAGATGTTCACGCTACCAGAACGGTGGTAGAGACCAGAGTTCGTCACGCTCGGTATTGAGGTACTGAATGTGTCTCAAAGAAAAGGTGAAACAATATGGGATACTGTTCACGCAGTGAGATAATGACTGAATCTCAAGCTCATGGTGTGGAGACGAAGTCTTGGATGAGCGTGTTCTGTCTTCCCATGGCACCTGACAGTGGCGTAATACTGCGGCAGCACGATAGCGACATTGAGACGAATAAGTGGGACACATATGCGCATAATAAATGAACGAAGTAACTGCATGAGGTGTGTGTTTTCACTGCCTTAATCAGCCATCAGTGGACAGTTGCTCTAAGGTTTTACGCTACTGACCACGTCCCGTACGGCATCGCAGTGTTGCTTCACGGCATCTCCAAAGGCCTCTGCTCCACACGGGTGCAGCTTCGCAACGGAGAGACTTCTGCAGGGCAGAAGTTTTGCAGGACAAAAAAACGCGACCATAACGACTCTTCTTCAGGACGTCTGTTGCTCCACTTTTAACTATTGACACCAGTAAGAGAAGTAAACATCAATCGGTTTTACGCCAGCCTTTTGAAGTGACTGACATGTGTTATATTGGCTGCTCTGTCGCAAAGGCTCGAGTGGTTGTTTTTGTGGTTTCAGGtggcttgcatgcatgcgggaacgaagagacatACACAGGAGGCCGATGGGTGCTCCGTCGTAGACGGCTTTCTCCTGTTGAATATCCCGCTTTTGCATGAGCGGCGCCCTAATTATATTTTGCAATTCTGTGGCGTGCTGCTGAAGATCGTTCACAAAGCCATTCGTGAGGAAACACTATTCCTGCTGTGATACGCCTTTTTTCGTCCTCCCCGCAATCTGACCCCACGCGAGACAGCGCGAACATTAAACGAGTCGACATTCATAATTTCATTCCCGTCTTAGTCACATTTTTTCTGTCGGTGCCTTTTCTTGGTGTGTCGTGTCGCGAGAATTGAGTATTagtctttcgtttctccgtgCTGGTAACTGGGCACTCGCATCTTCTGCGCCACCACCCCACGTCGGACGTGTAGCGGTGCGTGTCTGTCGTGGAGCGTAGTGCGTTTGTCTGGTGTTTTCCTTGTGATGAGTTTTTTCATGCCTTGGTCCCCCTGTCCTGTGTAGAAAGCGAATTTTTTATCGACGTGATCCCCTGCCTTGAGCCAATCTTGTTAGAGTCTCACCGTCCCTGTCATCATGGAGCAAGCCAGCGAAGAACGACCGCATTTCGAGCACATTGCTAACCCGGGGAGCCTATTCGGCTGCCATCCTCAAAGCGCCGGATGGGGCCCCTCGACCTGCGATAAAGAGGTCCGGACCGAGTGCTTGGCTGCGTTGGCTCACTTGCCGTTCGAGCCTAATGTACgcccgtctctcttctctcaccaGCTCTTTCGGGCTTGTGATTTCACCTTCCATGTTCAACAGGTGCGCCGAGCCGTGACTTCCGTCAGTAGTATTCACTTAAAAAGCCCaatatgcatgcgtttttgtcGTCTCACGGGTGGCGGTAGGAAGACGCGACCTGCTCAGTACCATGCCAGAAGAAATTATCTGCTGGGGGTTTCTTGCAGTTTCTTTAGCTGGGGAACATAAGGAGCACAATGAAGTGTCTCGTGCCCAATCCTAACACGGTCACTGTGCGCGCTTGACTTCGTTTCTTATGctcctctgtcctctcccgACAAACTGGCTAGCCTTCGTCTCGTCACTGCTCCCAGACGCAAATAGGTTAAACTGCGTGTAGCGTTCGGTGTGttcagagacagcgggaTGGTCGTGATCCTCGCGGTATTACCGTCGCGTTCGCGGATGAAGAGCAACAGTTCCAGACTGTTGACAATAGGCCGTTACTGAGACGCGGTGGCGGAGGTAAGTACCGGCGGGGATTAGACTGGTAGGAAGTGCACGAGTAGGATGGTGaaatctgtttcttcttccgttaTCAAACATAAGGTAACATATCGTAGTGTTGCTTGTCCTGCTACCTCTGCCCGAAAAGAAGCTTGAGGGTGCAAGCATTCTCTCCCCTGGCCGGCGGTCACAGATTGACAGTTGCACCACTCGGTTTGCCTTTCGAACATTTAGGCATTTGCACTTAGGCTGTATGCTCGTTGGCTCTATCTTCATATGGCCGACTGGTTGGGTGCGTAGGCGGCTGGCTTCACAAGCGCCGAGCTCCAGTGAAGCAGTCCACCGCTGCCTTcaacgagaaaaacaaggaggaagaggagcttCGCCTTggcaagaaaggaaagagcgaacagaagaagcaacagcAACAACAACAGGCAAGTCATGCATGGAGCACCGGTGTATTAAGCGCCCCCACTATACCACGGTGGCAGGCGCGGAGCCGAAACCCTGATGGTCACAGGGGTGACTCAAGGCAGGCTACGACTATGTTCCATGCAGTATAAACGTGATTGGGAGCAGGTGCTCATCATCTTCAGTTAGGAGTTGACGATGGAGAAGGTGTTCTAGGCAGTGGCCTTCTCGACACCGTTATagttcttttctttgcgATTTGCTCAGGCTCGCTTTGCACGGATTCACGCGCGTCACAGGGCATTCAGCGAGTGGTCGGTGCAACCCACAAACGAGTGGGCGGTGGAGGCCGAGATTCCTCTGTCTCAGTTGTACAAACACGCTGTGGAGAGCGGTAAGGCCTGGTCACGTGGACAGTCTGTTAATGAGCTGTTCCACACGGTTCATAaaaaaatgcatgcactcaaATGTGTACAAAAAAAAGGACAGTGCCGGAAGCCGTCGCCGCAAGGGAGCGTGCAGCGTTGTTACAGAGCACCGGTGCAATACCGCCTTCACATCAACGGTTCAAGGTTCTTAATCCGTTCAATAACGATGCGCTACGCGTCGGAGCGGTCAACAGAACAACTCACCTCGATGTTTCTTTTCAGCTTTCGGCGCCACAAGGTGAAATCAACGTGCTTGCCCACGTTGTACTATGGCGCTGATGCGTCGCAACTCTCCAGCCAAGGCCTGGGCATAACGGGAAAGCAACGCAGGAACTGAAtggcttttcttttttgtggATAGCTTCAGCGTAcctttttgtgttttcttttgtgGTGCAGGCAAGATTAAGGTCAAGGATTTGGCATGGCGCGGTGAGCTGCGCACATACAACAAACAGGCCGACCAAATCCGCACCAAGTTGCCGGTGGCCCTTCAGAACCTTTCGTCTAACTTTGACTATTACTGGGTGACGACACAAGATGACGATCTGATCAAGGTAGGTTGACGTCTTCCTCGCAACGCGAGGCGTTTTTTTTCACGATCGGCCTTTTCTAGGCGCCGTTGCTCTCATATGGCATAccgacttctttcttctgctgcatgTTTTTGCCGGTCCACTCCCGCCTGGAGGAGCAGCCGGAGCCTCTTTTGCTGTCGATACACGTGCCCCTCTTTCCAGCTACAGACGCGGTTGAATACGAAGAGGTGGTCCTCAGGCTTTGGGCGAAGAAACACCATCAGCGTGTTCACTAAATTGCCAGCAGCGGCGGCTGCGTAGGAACGGCGCCCATGAGGAAGAACGCCAAATCCTAACGTGGCGTTCTCGAGAGACTTCCGCGTGTACAGCATGTTGGTCAGTAGAGTTCGTATGAAGCAGGATTCTCTTCCGTGTCTCGCCTGCCGCACAGCACTGCGATTAGGGAAGGctggcttcttcttttcaggaGCAAATGCTCAACAGCTCAGAGCCGATCGACGTTGCGGCGACCGACCAGGTGCTGGCATGTTTGATGGCAGCTCCTCAATCCAAATACTCGTGGCACTTGCACCTGACTAAGGTGGAGGGCAAGCTACTTATTGACAAAGCGAACGGCTCTATTGTAGACTTGCTGACGGTCAACGAAACCGCGAGTGAACCTCCCATGCAGGATGCAGAGGTGAGTCTGCCTCTGCGCCGCGTAGCAGTTTGCGTGAAGGAAAGTGGAGGCTGCGGGAAGGCCCGTATACTGCAGTAGACCAAAGCCaaaaggtggagagagattGTGGATTCGGCGGAGTCTCGTGAGACAGTGGAACTAACACGTTTCTTGAATGCGGCTCCGCGAAGCGACGAATGTATAAGCGATCGTGGGAGCGATGGTACGATGCTATCATTTTACCAGCACACCCAATTATGGGAAACTCACCCGAATCTGGTGTCTTTTCATTCGCTAGCCATTTCTCCGATAATAGCCCTTCGATTGCCTCGGTGGAATCTCACTCGAGCAgacagtgtgtgtgtgtggtaCTGAAGTCACCCGCAGGACTCTCGAATGGAAGCTTTTTGTAGCGCCTCGCCTCAAAAGGGCGGATGTCTCACCGACACTGGAAATTGTAGCGCGTCAGTCTTCTCGTGTTTATGTGTGAACACTGGAACTAAAGTGTGTGAAATTGATGTGATGGACCCACCGTCATGTATTTCTCAGTTCTTTGATTATGCGTGTCGAACATGGTGT
It contains:
- a CDS encoding enoyl-CoA hydratase/isomerase family protein (encoded by transcript TGME49_317705); amino-acid sequence: MAGLFKNFRNGLFLPESRIFGRGRNLYVYMHNSALSERCRITSVSALACRFSRSVPKTRACCFSHLGFAEPLPGSLALRSIPTPALKGTRRFFSFYTRMESANQTTASSAQLRYLIVERLSDASAVMMIKINRPNSLNALCLALCDELVYTLEQLDADDSVRCVVLTGVGEKAFAAGADVKEMQRLNFADIVTSGDLLAKWARIHSFRKPIVCAVNGYALGGGCELAMMCDVVIASTQAMFGQPEVRIGTIPGMGGSQRLPRAVGKSLAMEMILTGEPINAERALQAGLISRVVPPSHVVDEAVKVATSISSHSLPMLIAAKECVNRAYEMPLQEGLLFERRLFHGTFAYEDRREGMTAFVEKRTPQWHHK
- a CDS encoding eukaryotic translation initiation factor 3 subunit 7, putative (encoded by transcript TGME49_317720), with the protein product MEQASEERPHFEHIANPGSLFGCHPQSAGWGPSTCDKEVRTECLAALAHLPFEPNVRPSLFSHQLFRACDFTFHVQQRQRDGRDPRGITVAFADEEQQFQTVDNRPLLRRGGGGGWLHKRRAPVKQSTAAFNEKNKEEEELRLGKKGKSEQKKQQQQQQARFARIHARHRAFSEWSVQPTNEWAVEAEIPLSQLYKHAVESGKIKVKDLAWRGELRTYNKQADQIRTKLPVALQNLSSNFDYYWVTTQDDDLIKEQMLNSSEPIDVAATDQVLACLMAAPQSKYSWHLHLTKVEGKLLIDKANGSIVDLLTVNETASEPPMQDAENRLNRPAALGFEAVKINQNLRQQLLVKGEEPVKFSPPPFVEAGDNPASIAYRYRMFTIPGRTGGTGGGKSRQPINIITRTEVNAKLPQPADGSRKPSPGDEMTGGHSKREKEDSDPFGKDGGGYVYICALNEYDIKGQRNWRVQMETQRGALLATEVRNNACKLKKFVASAMMAGCDDLKLGFVSRKANNDNEHHVVLSVQSYQTRDLGMQIGLKPDNAWGIVRAIVDMVMEKPDGRYVLLKDPTKPVMRLYSRPEEEDEDAEEEEKAPETRTEERETNRNDEE